Proteins from a genomic interval of Medicago truncatula cultivar Jemalong A17 chromosome 3, MtrunA17r5.0-ANR, whole genome shotgun sequence:
- the LOC11420919 gene encoding uncharacterized protein — translation MLNVNKSIEGEKKRSRYQQVGMGKYKVPILLLCVFFNLHHNARTYSPLEREIEAKLKLLNKPAVKSIRSQDGDIIDCVNIYEQPAFDHPALKNHSIQRVPNFLLESQISRTGDGFNVSSDVYQTWQKSGSCPEETVPIRRIRKEDLLRAVSLARFGQKPPEVFVNSINPTNLNFSNLNANDGVVDLKNRSDALLVAYAFQFIGAQANINVWNPKVEKPEDFTTAQIWLKAANGPDNFESIEAGWTVNPKLYGDHNTRFFVYWTKDTYKSTGCFDLTCKGFVQTNKDIALGATLGPVSVPSHQQYEINVGIFRDNSGNWWLKVKNNIPVGYWPKELVSNLQSSASLVQWGGQVFSYEVKKTPHTGTQMGSGEEAYNKFGVACYMGGVRIKDNSQALKYPSFVSTHAIEPYCYSAFNDAPYGKDPVFYFGGAGRRPPHCP, via the exons ATGTTGAATGTCAACAAGTCAATTGAAGGAGAAAAGAAGAGATCAAGATATCAACAAGTTGGAATGGGGAAATACAAGGTTCCAATATTGTTGCTTTGTGTGTTCTTTAACTTGCACCATAATGCAAGAACATATTCACCTTTAGAAAGAGAAATCGAAGCCAAATTGAAGCTCTTAAACAAGCCTGCAGTGAAATCAATCAGG AGTCAAGATGGAGATATTATTGACTGCGTCAACATCTACGAACAACCGGCTTTTGATCATCCTGCCTTaaaaaatcatagtattcag AGGGTGCCCAATTTTCTTCTTGAATCACAAATCTCAAGGACAGGAGATGGTTTCAACGTCAGCTCAGATGTTTACCAGACATGGCAGAAAAGTGGAAGTTGTCCAGAAGAAACTGTCCCTATTCGAAGAATTCGGAAAGAAGACTTGTTGAGAGCTGTTTCACTTGCTCGCTTCGGACAAAAACCTCCTGAAGTATTTGTGAATTCAATAAACCCCACAAACCTTAATTTCTCCAATCTAAACGCCAATGATGGTGTAGTTGATCTGAAAAATCGCTCG GATGCACTTCTTGTGGCATATGCATTCCAATTTATAGGGGCACAAGCGAATATTAATGTGTGGAATCCAAAAGTTGAAAAACCAGAAGATTTTACTACTGCTCAAATATGGCTTAAGGCTGCCAATGGTCCTGATAATTTTGAAAGCATCGAAGCAGGCTGGACG GTTAATCCAAAGTTGTATGGTGACCATAATACCCGTTTCTTCGTCTATTGGACT AAAGATACATACAAGTCAACAGGATGTTTTGATCTTACTTGCAAGGGTTTTGTGCAAACAAACAAGGATATAGCGCTTGGTGCTACCCTAGGACCTGTTTCAGTCCCTTCTCACCAACAATATGAAATCAACGTTGGAATATTTCGG GATAATTCTGGAAACTGGTGGCTTAAAGTGAAGAATAACATTCCTGTAGGTTATTGGCCAAAAGAGTTAGTGAGTAACCTACAAAGTTCTGCATCATTGGTTCAATGGGGTGGACAAGTGTTTAGTTATGAGGTCAAAAAAACTCCTCACACTGGAACACAAATGGGTAGTGGAGAAGAAGCATATAATAAATTTGGGGTTGCATGTTACATGGGTGGTGTGAGAATCAAAGATAATTCGCAAGCACTTAAGTACCCATCATTTGTAAGTACACATGCTATAGAACCATATTGTTACAGTGCCTTCAATGATGCTCCATATGGAAAAGATCCTGTATTCTATTTTGGAGGTGCTGGACGAAGGCCTCCTCATTGTCCTTGA
- the LOC11420920 gene encoding uncharacterized protein isoform X1 has translation MGRYKAGMLLLWVFFALCTLEFKVEAKASSPLEREIEAKLKLLNKPAVKSIRSKDGDIIDCVNIYKQLALDHPALKNHIIQRIPDFLLESQSSSMGVTSNTSSDVFQTWTKSGSCPEETVPIRRIRKEDLLRAVSLDRFGQKPLELFVNTTYNTNLNFHNRVRDPTGGFVNLKNRSDAHLVTYGYNYIGAQANINVWNPKVDKPEDFTTAQMWLKADNGNNFESIEAGWTVNPKLYGDHNTRLFTYWTKDTYKSTGCFDLTCHGFVQTNKGIALGATLGPVSSPHQQQYEINVGIFQDNAQNWWFKVKNNIPVGYWPAELLGNLRHSATLIQWGGQVFSYEVKTKPPHTGTQMGSGDAASGRFGAACYMGSVRIKDYSQALKYPSFVSTHAAEPYCYSALNDAPYGKDPVFYFGGAGRNPPLCA, from the exons ATGGGGAGATACAAGGCTGGAATGTTGTTGCTTTGGGTGTTCTTTGCTTTGTGTACACTAGAATTCAAAGTTGAAGCAAAAGCATCCTCACCTTTAGAAAGAGAAATAGAAGCCAAATTGAAGCTCTTAAACAAGCCTGCAGTGAAATCCATCAGG AGCAAAGATGGAGACATTATTGATTGTGTTAACATCTATAAACAACTTGCTTTAGATCATCCTGCTTTAAAAAATCACATTATTCAG AGGATACCCGATTTTCTTCTTGAATCACAAAGTTCAAGCATGGGAGTTACTTCAAACACGAGCTCTGATGTGTTTCAAACATGGACGAAAAGTGGAAGTTGTCCAGAAGAAACTGTTCCTATACGAAGAATTCGAAAAGAGGACTTGCTCAGAGCTGTTTCACTTGACCGCTTCGGACAAAAACCTTTAGAACTATTTGTGAATACAACATACAACACAAACCTAAATTTTCACAACCGTGTCCGTGATCCAACCGGTGGTTTTGTTAATCTGAAAAATCGCTCG GATGCTCATCTTGTGACATACGGATATAATTATATAGGCGCACAAGCAAATATCAACGTTTGGAATCCAAAGGTTGACAAACCAGAAGATTTCACTACCGCTCAAATGTGGCTTAAGGCTGATAATGGAAATAATTTCGAAAGCATTGAAGCAGGCTGGACG GTTAATCCAAAGTTGTATGGTGACCACAACACCCGCTTGTTCACCTATTGGACt AAAGATACATACAAGTCAACAGGCTGCTTTGATCTTACATGTCATGGTTTTGTGCAAACAAACAAGGGTATAGCCCTTGGTGCTACCCTAGGACCTGTTTCATCCcctcatcaacaacaatatgaAATCAATGTTGGAATATTTCAG GATAATGCCCAAAACTGGTGGTTTAAAGTGAAGAATAACATCCCTGTAGGTTATTGGCCAGCAGAGTTATTAGGTAATTTAAGACACAGTGCAACATTGATTCAATGGGGTGGACAAGTGTTTAGTTATGAGGTCAAAACAAAACCTCCTCACACAGGAACACAGATGGGTAGTGGAGATGCAGCAAGTGGTCGATTTGGGGCCGCATGTTACATGGGTAGTGTGAGAATTAAAGATTATTCACAAGCTCTTAAGTATCCATCATTTGTAAGTACACATGCTGCAGAACCATATTGTTACAGTGCCCTCAATGACGCTCCATATGGAAAAGATCCTGTATTCTACTTTGGAGGAGCTGGAAGAAACCCTCCTTTATGTGCTTGA
- the LOC11420920 gene encoding uncharacterized protein isoform X2: protein MKVDLTYLRIPDFLLESQSSSMGVTSNTSSDVFQTWTKSGSCPEETVPIRRIRKEDLLRAVSLDRFGQKPLELFVNTTYNTNLNFHNRVRDPTGGFVNLKNRSDAHLVTYGYNYIGAQANINVWNPKVDKPEDFTTAQMWLKADNGNNFESIEAGWTVNPKLYGDHNTRLFTYWTKDTYKSTGCFDLTCHGFVQTNKGIALGATLGPVSSPHQQQYEINVGIFQDNAQNWWFKVKNNIPVGYWPAELLGNLRHSATLIQWGGQVFSYEVKTKPPHTGTQMGSGDAASGRFGAACYMGSVRIKDYSQALKYPSFVSTHAAEPYCYSALNDAPYGKDPVFYFGGAGRNPPLCA, encoded by the exons atgAAGGTTGACCTCACCTATTTG AGGATACCCGATTTTCTTCTTGAATCACAAAGTTCAAGCATGGGAGTTACTTCAAACACGAGCTCTGATGTGTTTCAAACATGGACGAAAAGTGGAAGTTGTCCAGAAGAAACTGTTCCTATACGAAGAATTCGAAAAGAGGACTTGCTCAGAGCTGTTTCACTTGACCGCTTCGGACAAAAACCTTTAGAACTATTTGTGAATACAACATACAACACAAACCTAAATTTTCACAACCGTGTCCGTGATCCAACCGGTGGTTTTGTTAATCTGAAAAATCGCTCG GATGCTCATCTTGTGACATACGGATATAATTATATAGGCGCACAAGCAAATATCAACGTTTGGAATCCAAAGGTTGACAAACCAGAAGATTTCACTACCGCTCAAATGTGGCTTAAGGCTGATAATGGAAATAATTTCGAAAGCATTGAAGCAGGCTGGACG GTTAATCCAAAGTTGTATGGTGACCACAACACCCGCTTGTTCACCTATTGGACt AAAGATACATACAAGTCAACAGGCTGCTTTGATCTTACATGTCATGGTTTTGTGCAAACAAACAAGGGTATAGCCCTTGGTGCTACCCTAGGACCTGTTTCATCCcctcatcaacaacaatatgaAATCAATGTTGGAATATTTCAG GATAATGCCCAAAACTGGTGGTTTAAAGTGAAGAATAACATCCCTGTAGGTTATTGGCCAGCAGAGTTATTAGGTAATTTAAGACACAGTGCAACATTGATTCAATGGGGTGGACAAGTGTTTAGTTATGAGGTCAAAACAAAACCTCCTCACACAGGAACACAGATGGGTAGTGGAGATGCAGCAAGTGGTCGATTTGGGGCCGCATGTTACATGGGTAGTGTGAGAATTAAAGATTATTCACAAGCTCTTAAGTATCCATCATTTGTAAGTACACATGCTGCAGAACCATATTGTTACAGTGCCCTCAATGACGCTCCATATGGAAAAGATCCTGTATTCTACTTTGGAGGAGCTGGAAGAAACCCTCCTTTATGTGCTTGA
- the LOC11432329 gene encoding pentatricopeptide repeat-containing protein At1g12775, mitochondrial — translation MLRRRRVSISTIIPSNNKFFHPPPAPYVSLKSYPDDKKMKKKMKPLHTPRFREGDDGIMASVKAVNLATNRFNSMLGYYPISDFNSLFYSLPDIHQHRTILKLAKKFESQPPDSHYVVPDIDTCLILFTCHARSGNFSSAFFLFREIIETDHRPSTSILNDLFRSLCIRGHIYNYITLKSGFQLNDITYYLLVNGLCRIGEAQRAIHLFRQVKININCNTIALTDFYNSIILTLCKDRLVNQAYDFYSEMIVKNIPRCCLTYHYLINGYCIIGEFKQAIALLRELDASPNKIFPSAIVVPTLVTEGEVKDAKTVVAVMVKCGVKPNVASYHSVIDQLYRGDGKVNKIAQMLPTLLLDRPSLQWRS, via the coding sequence ATGCTAAGAAGAAGACGTGTTTCTATTTCTACTATTATTCCCAGCAACAACAAGTTTTTTCATCCTCCTCCTGCTCCTTATGTTTCTTTGAAATCATACCCCGACgacaagaagatgaagaagaagatgaagccgCTACACACTCCTCGTTTCCGTGAAGGTGACGATGGTATCATGGCTTCAGTGAAAGCTGTTAATTTAGCTACTAATCGTTTTAATAGCATGCTAGGTTACTATCCCATATCCGATTTCAACTCCCTATTTTATTCTCTCCCGGACATCCATCAACACAGAACCATTCTTAAACTTGCTAAAaaatttgaatctcaacccCCTGACAGTCATTATGTTGTACCAGATATTGATACTTGCTTAATTCTCTTCACATGTCATGCTAGATCAGGTAACTTCTCTTCGGCTTTCTTTCTTTTCCGTGAAATCATCGAAACTGACCATCGTCCCTCTACTTCCATTTTGAATGATCTTTTCCGATCTCTTTGTATCCGAGGCCACATTTACAATTACATAACATTAAAGAGCGGTTTTCAGTTGAACGATATTACCTATTATCTTCTAGTCAATGGCTTATGTCGTATTGGAGAAGCTCAAAGAGCCATACACTTGTTCAGACAGGTTAAGATCAACATTAACTGCAATACTATTGCTCTCACAGACTTCTATAACTCAATCATACTCACCCTCTGCAAAGATAGACTAGTAAATCAAGCCTATGACTTCTATTCTGAAATGATTGTTAAGAACATACCCCGTTGTTGTCTCACATATCATTATCTAATCAATGGCTATTGCATCATCGGTGAATTTAAACAAGCGATTGCCTTGCTTAGAGAATTGGATGCATCACCAAACAAAATATTTCCATCTGCTATTGTTGTCCCTACTTTAGTTACTGAAGGAGAGGTTAAAGATGCTAAAACTGTAGTGGCTGTGATGGTAAAATGCGGTGTCAAACCTAATGTTGCCAGTTATCACTCAGTGATTGATCAACTATACAGAGGTGATGGAAAAGTTAATAAGATTGCACAAATGCTCCCAACTTTGCTACTTGACAGACCTTCCCTCCAGTGGCGGAGCTAG